The following coding sequences are from one Formosa haliotis window:
- a CDS encoding DUF4136 domain-containing protein: MKTNSVKKQWHLRVFLQLACLAMLLTSCYPGGAEYVEDYDAVYTNYSSDFNFNTTYSYSLPDRVIKVGNNNDDDDTEYINEAYSDAILSNLRSNLNALGWTEVSVDANPEVVVLASGFDQSFYYYYNPWYWDWYYPWYGPNWGWYYPFTPGYVSGYKTGSVLVQMTVPDDAEDNKIPVVWMAALNGLLQGGQANIVNRIDTNLDQAFSQSPFNN; encoded by the coding sequence ATGAAAACAAACAGTGTTAAAAAACAATGGCACCTTAGGGTGTTTTTACAATTAGCTTGTTTAGCGATGCTACTTACAAGTTGCTATCCTGGTGGAGCAGAATACGTAGAGGACTACGATGCTGTTTACACAAATTATTCGTCAGATTTCAATTTTAATACAACCTATTCCTATTCCTTACCAGATCGGGTGATTAAAGTTGGCAATAATAATGACGATGATGATACCGAATACATAAATGAAGCCTATAGCGACGCTATATTAAGTAACTTAAGAAGTAATTTGAATGCTTTGGGGTGGACAGAGGTTTCTGTAGATGCTAACCCGGAAGTTGTTGTTTTGGCTTCAGGTTTCGATCAGAGTTTTTATTACTATTATAATCCGTGGTATTGGGACTGGTATTACCCATGGTATGGCCCAAATTGGGGCTGGTACTACCCATTTACTCCAGGTTATGTGAGTGGATATAAAACAGGTTCTGTGCTTGTACAAATGACTGTGCCAGACGATGCCGAAGATAACAAAATCCCAGTAGTTTGGATGGCAGCCTTAAATGGTTTGTTACAAGGTGGTCAAGCGAATATCGTTAATAGAATCGATACCAATTTAGATCAAGCGTTCTCTCAATCTCCATTTAATAATTAA
- a CDS encoding outer membrane beta-barrel protein: MKSKYIWFFAMMVLSFSAMSQEKYSVNYSVGIPTGDTADFTESVSWRGVGFDYTHMLNQEWGVGISASLQTFYDDLGYVTTTEGKETVSANRYNYINSLPIYATGSYFINESADFTPFVSLGVGVMYNQKEQDLGLHVFEEEAWQFSLRPEVGFEYDVSYGLGLRAAARYNAAFKSGDLEGLSHFSIAVGVIWTN; encoded by the coding sequence ATGAAAAGTAAATATATTTGGTTTTTCGCCATGATGGTTTTATCATTTTCGGCGATGTCTCAAGAAAAGTATAGTGTTAATTATAGTGTGGGTATTCCAACAGGAGATACAGCCGATTTTACAGAATCTGTAAGTTGGAGAGGTGTAGGGTTTGATTATACTCATATGTTAAATCAGGAATGGGGAGTAGGTATTAGTGCTTCTTTACAGACATTTTACGACGATTTAGGATATGTAACGACAACCGAAGGCAAAGAAACAGTATCTGCTAACCGATATAATTATATTAACAGTTTACCTATTTATGCAACAGGAAGTTACTTTATTAATGAATCTGCCGATTTTACTCCGTTTGTGTCTTTAGGTGTTGGTGTAATGTATAACCAAAAGGAGCAGGATTTAGGGCTTCATGTTTTTGAAGAAGAAGCTTGGCAGTTTAGTTTAAGACCAGAAGTAGGTTTTGAATACGATGTAAGCTATGGGTTAGGATTACGTGCCGCAGCAAGATATAATGCAGCTTTTAAATCGGGAGATTTAGAAGGCTTATCTCATTTCTCTATAGCTGTAGGGGTAATCTGGACAAACTAG
- a CDS encoding gamma-glutamyltransferase — translation MSYKKGTLSPINWSESLFDTVGPFKLINKEVSKSYNESMVASLTGAAGAFAGNKALEAGGSAVDAVLTGAMTNITKGLGSVYSFAGISTLVYYDVESGKVYSLDASYGKPAIIKTVEEHSSDSTARYVGKDVMVPGFMAGVEAAHKKFGKLPFDALFEPAIYIAEHGLHVPHDIIPLMQQNDVGKGFLSKFSESDSLLKQPELANTLKNVADKGAQYMYTGAWGQELVKQVQENGGDMTIEDLSNYQAIWEDPFSTDFSGYKVYSAGINSIGGVRVIETLNLLNEAQLSSEKHYAETSKGTEKILKVLQYNSIVRDDSLVSKYLSEFNMNPSSRVTKAHAEQLWRFMGTEAWNKVFNAIAQNENEGHGGHTDGMIAVDKQGNVAVLVYSHAMPIPWGTSGIKVGGVVIPNAADSPIRSFYETAKPGNHVALEMNPTIVLKDGKFSMASATIGNDLNTILIQHIINATVYDMTPEASQKAPKILIDAWPGLRNFGIDLPEVSEYTRLVGSSFNDSVIHSVNQNNIQLVKTENPMIESITAGTTIIKRDSNSNQLNGANYPMFPGDIFGSNK, via the coding sequence ATGTCTTATAAAAAAGGAACATTATCTCCTATAAATTGGTCTGAAAGTTTATTTGATACCGTGGGACCTTTTAAACTAATTAATAAGGAAGTTTCTAAGTCGTATAACGAAAGTATGGTGGCGAGTTTAACTGGTGCAGCTGGTGCTTTTGCTGGGAACAAAGCACTTGAGGCAGGAGGAAGTGCAGTTGATGCTGTGCTAACGGGTGCTATGACAAATATTACTAAAGGCTTGGGTAGTGTGTATAGTTTTGCGGGAATTTCCACTTTAGTGTATTACGATGTAGAAAGTGGTAAGGTTTATTCTTTGGATGCAAGTTATGGTAAACCTGCTATCATTAAAACTGTCGAGGAACACAGCTCAGATTCTACAGCTAGATATGTTGGAAAAGATGTTATGGTGCCAGGGTTTATGGCTGGCGTAGAGGCTGCTCATAAAAAATTCGGAAAATTACCATTTGATGCACTATTTGAGCCTGCAATTTATATCGCTGAACACGGACTACATGTGCCTCATGATATCATTCCTTTAATGCAACAGAACGATGTAGGGAAAGGTTTCCTTTCTAAATTTAGTGAATCGGACTCACTTTTAAAACAACCAGAGCTAGCAAATACACTAAAAAATGTGGCTGATAAAGGCGCTCAATATATGTACACAGGCGCTTGGGGACAGGAATTGGTAAAGCAAGTTCAAGAGAATGGTGGAGATATGACGATAGAAGATTTAAGTAACTATCAAGCCATTTGGGAAGACCCATTTTCAACCGATTTTTCAGGGTATAAAGTGTACTCGGCAGGAATAAATTCCATTGGAGGTGTAAGGGTAATAGAAACACTTAACCTGCTTAATGAAGCCCAATTGAGTAGTGAGAAACACTATGCCGAAACATCAAAAGGAACTGAAAAAATATTAAAAGTTCTTCAGTATAATAGTATCGTACGGGATGATAGTTTGGTAAGCAAATATTTATCAGAATTTAATATGAACCCTAGTTCTAGAGTTACTAAAGCACATGCTGAACAATTATGGCGTTTTATGGGGACCGAAGCATGGAATAAAGTTTTCAATGCAATCGCACAAAATGAAAATGAGGGACACGGAGGACATACCGACGGTATGATTGCTGTAGATAAGCAAGGAAATGTGGCAGTATTAGTTTATAGTCATGCTATGCCAATACCTTGGGGCACTAGTGGTATTAAAGTTGGAGGAGTAGTTATACCTAACGCTGCAGATTCACCTATTCGTAGTTTTTATGAAACTGCCAAACCAGGAAATCATGTCGCTCTTGAAATGAATCCTACCATTGTATTAAAAGATGGTAAGTTTAGTATGGCTTCCGCTACCATTGGAAATGATTTAAATACTATTTTAATTCAACATATAATAAACGCTACTGTATATGATATGACCCCAGAAGCCTCTCAAAAAGCTCCAAAAATATTAATTGATGCATGGCCAGGACTCAGAAATTTCGGAATAGACCTGCCGGAAGTATCTGAGTATACACGCTTGGTTGGAAGTAGTTTTAATGATTCCGTTATACACTCAGTTAATCAAAATAATATTCAATTAGTGAAAACTGAAAACCCAATGATAGAATCAATAACTGCAGGAACTACGATAATTAAACGGGATTCTAATAGTAATCAATTAAATGGTGCAAATTATCCCATGTTTCCTGGTGATATTTTTGGGTCTAATAAATAA
- a CDS encoding inorganic phosphate transporter, giving the protein MENIYLLMIVALAVLAIADLVVGVSNDAVNFLNSAIGSKAVSFRTIMIVASVGVAVGAIFSSGMMEVARKGIFNPGEFMFSEIMIIFMAVMITDILLLDFFNTIGMPTSTTVSIVFELLGASVAIALIKIGHDGGSFSDLVNYINTSKATQIIFGILLSVVIAFSVGAMVQWVARLLLSYNFEKKAKWVGALFGGMAITAISYFIFIKGIGGTAFAKESYDILGGLTIGHYLETQVLLILAISLVFWSLVSYIYTAVFKLNIYKLIILIGTFALALAFAGNDLVNFIGVPIAAWQSYQEWSTSGIPADQFSMEVLAQSVKTPTLMLFIAGMVMVATLWFSSKAKAVVKTSIDLSSQSDTKERFQPNFLSRGFVRTAVGISDLINYLMPNATQAKIDRRFEKPTIALNRDKTYELPAFDMVRAAVNLMVASVLISIATSMKLPLSTTYVTFMVAMGTSLADRAWGAESAVYRVAGVLNVIGGWFFTALIAFLSAAAIAYLINLHVPSMVAILLLIALLLLVRNYLSMNKKNKELKAEGQLIRAESSSIQGVIHESAQNIANAIKRVNKIYTGAIDGLSKQDLVALKKNKKQVDKLTNEIDELRDNIFYFIKNLDESSVAASNFYINILGYLQDMSQSLEYISKVSHKHVNNNHKKLKFNQIKELKQIDKTLDELFTDTQTAFLNRSFEEIGSILSTKKAVFNQITERIQRQVERTRTEEVSPKNTTLYFSLLLETKDLLTATMNLLEEYHNAHDGSVHVPKIFKPEEEE; this is encoded by the coding sequence ATGGAGAATATTTACTTATTAATGATTGTTGCCTTGGCGGTTTTAGCGATTGCCGATTTAGTAGTAGGAGTTAGTAACGATGCGGTTAACTTTTTAAACTCTGCTATAGGATCGAAGGCTGTATCATTTAGAACAATTATGATCGTTGCCAGTGTTGGAGTTGCCGTTGGGGCCATATTTTCGAGTGGGATGATGGAAGTTGCCAGAAAAGGTATTTTTAACCCCGGAGAATTCATGTTTAGTGAGATCATGATTATTTTCATGGCTGTAATGATTACCGACATATTACTACTAGATTTCTTTAATACTATAGGAATGCCTACATCGACAACGGTTTCTATTGTATTCGAATTATTAGGAGCATCGGTAGCCATTGCATTAATTAAAATTGGTCATGATGGCGGTTCTTTTTCAGATTTGGTAAACTATATAAACACCTCTAAAGCCACTCAAATTATATTTGGTATCCTCCTCTCGGTAGTTATAGCCTTCTCTGTTGGTGCTATGGTTCAATGGGTTGCAAGATTACTGTTATCTTATAATTTTGAAAAGAAAGCAAAATGGGTTGGCGCCCTTTTTGGAGGTATGGCCATTACAGCTATTTCGTATTTCATTTTTATAAAAGGTATTGGTGGTACGGCCTTTGCAAAAGAAAGTTATGACATTTTAGGCGGATTAACTATCGGACATTACTTAGAAACTCAAGTACTATTAATTTTAGCAATCAGCTTAGTATTCTGGAGTTTAGTCTCTTATATATACACGGCCGTTTTTAAACTAAACATCTATAAACTAATCATTTTAATCGGAACCTTCGCATTGGCCCTAGCTTTTGCAGGAAACGATTTGGTAAACTTTATCGGGGTGCCTATTGCAGCATGGCAATCGTACCAAGAATGGTCTACATCTGGAATTCCTGCCGATCAATTTAGCATGGAGGTATTAGCACAATCGGTAAAAACACCTACGTTAATGTTATTTATAGCAGGTATGGTTATGGTTGCAACCTTATGGTTTTCTAGTAAAGCAAAAGCGGTAGTAAAAACATCTATCGATTTATCTAGCCAAAGTGACACAAAAGAGCGTTTTCAGCCTAACTTTTTATCTCGTGGATTTGTAAGAACAGCTGTTGGTATTTCAGACCTTATAAACTATTTAATGCCTAATGCTACACAAGCAAAAATAGATAGACGATTCGAAAAGCCTACCATTGCGCTAAATCGTGATAAGACTTACGAATTACCTGCGTTCGATATGGTTCGTGCAGCTGTAAACCTTATGGTTGCCAGTGTACTTATATCTATAGCAACTTCTATGAAATTACCATTATCTACTACATATGTAACCTTTATGGTAGCGATGGGTACCTCTTTAGCCGATAGAGCTTGGGGAGCAGAAAGTGCTGTATATCGTGTAGCTGGAGTATTAAATGTAATTGGAGGTTGGTTTTTTACAGCGCTTATAGCTTTTTTATCTGCCGCAGCAATTGCATATTTAATAAACTTACACGTACCTTCAATGGTGGCTATATTACTATTAATAGCATTACTATTGTTGGTTAGAAACTATCTTTCCATGAATAAGAAGAACAAAGAACTAAAAGCTGAAGGTCAACTTATTCGCGCCGAAAGTAGTTCTATTCAAGGTGTTATTCATGAAAGTGCACAAAACATAGCGAATGCTATTAAACGTGTTAATAAAATTTACACCGGAGCCATAGATGGTTTATCCAAGCAAGACTTAGTAGCTTTAAAGAAGAATAAAAAGCAAGTCGATAAACTTACAAACGAAATTGATGAATTAAGAGATAATATTTTCTATTTCATTAAAAACTTAGACGAGTCTAGTGTAGCGGCAAGTAACTTCTACATTAACATTTTAGGCTATTTACAAGACATGTCACAATCTTTAGAATACATTTCTAAAGTGAGCCATAAACACGTAAATAACAACCATAAAAAATTAAAATTCAACCAGATAAAAGAATTAAAACAAATAGATAAAACTCTGGATGAGTTATTTACAGATACACAAACAGCGTTTTTAAATCGTTCCTTTGAAGAAATTGGAAGTATATTAAGCACTAAAAAAGCAGTGTTTAATCAAATTACTGAAAGAATACAAAGACAAGTAGAACGTACAAGAACCGAAGAGGTAAGCCCTAAAAACACGACACTTTACTTTAGTTTATTGTTAGAAACAAAAGATTTATTGACAGCCACTATGAATTTACTAGAAGAGTACCACAATGCTCACGATGGTTCTGTCCATGTGCCGAAAATCTTTAAACCTGAAGAGGAAGAATAA
- a CDS encoding porin, with the protein MKLKVLLVLALTFSFSNFIHAQEVKPSKFGKGIINIVDKDSTWSMKFGARMQFLGSVFTYNDNNVLKETNSSFLIRRARLKFDGFAFSPNLVYKIELGVSNRDMSGSSIYTHNTPRIIMDAVMKWKFHKGFQFWFGQTKLPGNRGRVISSANLQLVDRSILNAAFNIDRDIGLQLHHQNTIGNHFVMRQIVAVSQGEGRNVTTGNLGGLQYTTRLEFLPFGEFKDKGDYFGSDLSREDHPKLSLAAGYDFNNNAVRTRSNMGTYMVTDSGFHKTNIGTVFIDGMFKYKGVSFMTEYADRTASDPIARNSDGTETGETVLIGNALNLQMGYLFKSNWEIAGRYATTNFDKEITGRGTENEYTAGVSKYIVKHKLKVQTDLGYLTNASNKDMLLYRLQFEMHF; encoded by the coding sequence ATGAAACTTAAAGTACTGCTAGTTCTAGCATTGACTTTTTCGTTTTCAAATTTTATTCATGCTCAAGAAGTTAAGCCTTCCAAATTTGGTAAAGGCATAATTAATATTGTTGATAAGGACAGTACTTGGTCTATGAAATTTGGGGCACGTATGCAATTTTTAGGATCCGTTTTTACTTATAACGATAATAACGTCTTAAAAGAAACCAACTCATCTTTTTTAATCCGTAGAGCGAGGCTAAAGTTCGATGGATTTGCTTTTAGTCCAAACTTAGTTTATAAAATAGAATTAGGAGTGTCTAACCGAGACATGTCGGGAAGCTCCATCTACACCCATAATACACCGCGAATTATTATGGATGCTGTTATGAAATGGAAATTCCATAAAGGATTTCAATTCTGGTTCGGACAAACAAAACTTCCTGGTAATCGTGGTCGTGTTATTTCATCGGCAAATCTTCAACTTGTAGATCGTTCCATATTAAATGCCGCATTTAATATAGACAGAGATATTGGATTACAATTACATCATCAAAACACCATAGGAAACCATTTTGTTATGCGACAAATAGTAGCAGTCTCCCAAGGGGAAGGCCGAAATGTAACTACCGGTAATTTAGGTGGCTTACAATATACTACACGCCTAGAATTTTTACCTTTTGGTGAATTTAAAGATAAAGGGGATTATTTTGGAAGTGACTTAAGCAGGGAAGATCATCCTAAATTATCGCTCGCTGCTGGTTACGATTTTAATAATAATGCCGTAAGAACACGTAGTAATATGGGAACCTATATGGTTACAGATTCAGGATTTCATAAAACCAACATTGGTACCGTGTTTATAGATGGGATGTTTAAATATAAAGGCGTATCTTTTATGACTGAATATGCAGACAGAACAGCAAGCGACCCAATTGCAAGAAATTCTGATGGCACAGAAACCGGAGAAACTGTATTAATAGGAAATGCCTTAAATTTACAAATGGGCTATCTATTTAAATCTAACTGGGAAATTGCTGGCCGGTATGCCACAACAAATTTTGATAAAGAAATTACCGGTCGTGGAACCGAAAATGAGTACACGGCAGGTGTATCTAAATATATAGTAAAACATAAATTAAAAGTGCAAACAGATTTAGGCTATTTAACCAATGCTAGCAACAAAGATATGCTATTATATAGACTGCAATTTGAGATGCATTTTTAA
- a CDS encoding toxin-antitoxin system YwqK family antitoxin: MKTKILFVIALLMTAVSFAQDKRDLKINEGAELIEVTYYHDNGVVSQTGFYTLDGKLQGEWKQYDVNGKKLASANYDKGNKVGKWFFWNDKTLKEVDYSNNAIASVSEWNNKTKLAGNN, encoded by the coding sequence ATGAAAACGAAAATATTATTTGTAATTGCATTATTAATGACTGCTGTGTCATTTGCACAAGATAAAAGAGACTTAAAAATTAATGAAGGAGCTGAGCTAATTGAAGTTACTTATTATCATGATAATGGTGTAGTAAGTCAGACTGGGTTTTATACTTTAGACGGAAAGTTGCAAGGAGAGTGGAAGCAATATGATGTTAATGGAAAAAAATTAGCCTCTGCAAATTATGATAAAGGTAACAAAGTTGGAAAGTGGTTCTTTTGGAATGATAAGACATTAAAAGAAGTAGACTATTCTAACAACGCTATTGCTAGTGTTAGCGAATGGAACAATAAAACCAAATTAGCTGGTAACAACTAG